A section of the Virgibacillus sp. NKC19-3 genome encodes:
- a CDS encoding FIMAH domain-containing protein, whose translation MELENVTINEAPVYELLPPDGTQDMKKLVERMEKGGEISNSDVTRLLITHLSIVNHFEEKEASDKVVKHLRNLVILLDDQKENDFISERAYNILKADVEHLLEEWR comes from the coding sequence TTGGAATTAGAAAATGTAACTATTAATGAAGCGCCTGTATATGAATTATTGCCGCCGGATGGTACTCAAGATATGAAGAAACTAGTTGAACGTATGGAAAAGGGCGGTGAGATTTCAAATTCAGATGTTACCCGTCTCTTAATCACTCATTTATCAATTGTGAACCATTTTGAGGAAAAAGAAGCCTCTGACAAAGTTGTGAAGCATTTAAGGAACCTAGTGATACTATTGGACGATCAGAAGGAAAATGATTTCATTTCTGAGAGAGCCTATAACATTCTTAAAGCTGACGTAGAGCATTTGCTTGAAGAATGGAGATAG
- a CDS encoding TRAP transporter small permease, with the protein MSVLKNVKKGLDKILLFTALIMLASMTIVIIYQVFSRQFLNHTPAWSEGASRVLFVWVAFLGMAYGFKEKLHIGVSIFVNMLPEKIQTICDIFAKLLIIGFGVLMIYYGWNFTILMNNSTLAGLGLPSSVLYASIPITGIFIVLNGIELLFVKGLHQNYEEGEGE; encoded by the coding sequence ATGAGCGTTTTAAAAAACGTGAAAAAAGGATTGGATAAAATTCTTCTTTTTACAGCTTTAATCATGCTCGCAAGTATGACAATCGTTATAATCTATCAAGTTTTTTCCCGCCAATTTTTGAATCATACGCCTGCATGGTCCGAAGGGGCTTCTAGAGTTTTATTTGTTTGGGTAGCATTTTTAGGAATGGCTTATGGCTTTAAGGAAAAACTTCATATCGGAGTAAGCATTTTTGTTAATATGTTACCAGAAAAAATACAAACCATATGCGATATTTTTGCTAAGTTGCTAATTATTGGTTTCGGTGTTCTGATGATTTACTATGGGTGGAATTTCACTATTTTAATGAATAACTCAACTTTAGCGGGCTTAGGATTACCTTCGAGTGTGCTATATGCTTCTATTCCGATTACAGGTATATTTATCGTTTTAAATGGGATCGAGTTGTTGTTTGTGAAAGGTTTGCATCAAAATTATGAAGAAGGGGAGGGAGAATAA
- a CDS encoding TRAP transporter substrate-binding protein, whose product MKRKALSLIVMSLFILFLVACSSNSSGDGDSSDGGTTTLTLAEDQPEDFPTTIGDKEFARLVEEKTDGRYEIEVYPDGQLTDEKSSIEQLQLGSLDFARVNGSPLTEFNDNIGALSMPFLFESEEEKWDVWEGEVGQEILDSFTEDNLIGLAYYDNGERFFYTAGEPVTTLEDIKGKKIRVQESDLAIDIAESLGASATPMSYDEVYSAIQTGVIDGAENNFPSYQASGHYEVAEYASLPGYQDVPEVLLGSKQVWDDLSEEDQQLFKEAAEESVDAQREAWDELVDKSRDEIEENGNEIVEMDDIEEWREAVQPVYDKYEDQYGEWLDRIQDEQ is encoded by the coding sequence ATGAAAAGGAAAGCGCTATCTTTAATTGTGATGTCGTTGTTTATTTTGTTCTTGGTGGCTTGCAGCAGTAATAGTTCAGGAGATGGAGATTCATCGGATGGAGGAACAACCACATTAACATTAGCTGAAGACCAACCGGAAGATTTCCCAACAACAATAGGCGATAAAGAGTTTGCTAGGTTGGTAGAAGAGAAAACAGATGGACGATATGAAATAGAAGTTTATCCAGATGGTCAACTCACGGATGAGAAGTCCTCCATTGAACAACTACAACTGGGTTCATTGGATTTTGCTCGGGTAAATGGTAGCCCTTTAACGGAATTTAATGATAATATTGGAGCCTTGTCTATGCCATTCTTATTTGAATCCGAAGAAGAAAAGTGGGATGTTTGGGAAGGTGAAGTTGGACAGGAAATATTAGACTCATTTACAGAAGATAATCTGATTGGCCTTGCCTATTATGATAATGGAGAACGCTTTTTTTATACAGCAGGTGAACCGGTTACAACGTTAGAAGATATAAAAGGCAAAAAAATTCGTGTGCAAGAATCAGATTTAGCAATTGATATTGCTGAATCACTTGGAGCATCTGCTACACCAATGTCATATGATGAAGTGTATTCGGCCATTCAAACAGGTGTGATTGATGGAGCTGAGAACAATTTCCCGAGTTATCAAGCTTCCGGGCATTATGAGGTAGCAGAATATGCATCTTTGCCTGGTTATCAAGACGTTCCAGAAGTTCTTCTTGGGTCGAAACAGGTTTGGGACGATTTGAGTGAAGAAGATCAACAATTATTTAAGGAAGCAGCTGAAGAATCGGTTGATGCCCAGCGAGAGGCATGGGACGAGCTAGTTGATAAATCACGAGATGAAATTGAGGAAAACGGAAATGAAATTGTAGAAATGGATGATATTGAAGAATGGAGAGAGGCTGTTCAACCTGTATATGATAAATATGAAGATCAGTATGGAGAGTGGTTGGATAGAATCCAGGATGAGCAATGA
- a CDS encoding FecCD family ABC transporter permease: MLLFVLPVVLFFSMILAVALGPVAIHPFTVWEIALSHVPFLDNLTNEDWTNAQYNIVWQVRFPRVLLGLMIGAGLSLAGTGIQALVRNSLADPYILGVSSGASVGATLVILLGAFDLFGQYALSFAAFLGALLSVILVFSLSQIAGRISTTRLLLSGIALSMILSAITNFIVISAPDEDKIHSALFWMMGSLVGADWDTLPIVGIAVAITFIFLLCQARSLNLLLMGEETAVTLGLSINIFRKVLILVVSLLTGVIVAASGAIGFVGLMIPHMVRLLIGSDHKKVLTISLFFGAIFMIWADVAARLILAPEEIPIGVVTALIGGPFFIWLIRRSSYSFGGGK, encoded by the coding sequence ATGCTATTATTTGTTTTACCTGTTGTTCTTTTCTTTTCAATGATATTGGCAGTGGCGCTTGGACCGGTAGCGATTCACCCATTCACGGTATGGGAAATAGCGTTATCACATGTTCCATTTTTGGACAATCTCACGAACGAAGATTGGACAAATGCGCAGTATAATATTGTATGGCAAGTAAGGTTTCCGCGCGTTCTGCTCGGTTTAATGATTGGGGCCGGCCTGTCTCTAGCCGGTACAGGGATCCAGGCACTTGTTCGGAATTCTTTAGCAGATCCATATATTTTAGGTGTGTCTTCTGGAGCTTCTGTAGGTGCTACACTCGTAATTTTGTTAGGTGCCTTTGATCTCTTTGGCCAATATGCTCTTTCATTTGCTGCATTTCTTGGAGCACTTCTATCCGTTATTCTCGTTTTTTCTCTATCACAAATAGCAGGTCGTATTTCTACGACCCGGCTTTTACTTTCCGGAATAGCGTTATCTATGATTTTAAGTGCAATTACTAACTTTATTGTTATATCTGCTCCTGATGAGGATAAGATTCATAGCGCGCTATTTTGGATGATGGGCAGTTTAGTTGGTGCAGATTGGGATACTCTACCCATTGTAGGCATAGCTGTTGCTATTACGTTTATTTTTTTATTGTGTCAGGCACGCTCGTTGAATCTCCTGCTTATGGGAGAGGAAACAGCGGTGACGTTAGGATTGAGTATTAATATTTTTCGGAAAGTCTTAATATTAGTTGTATCACTGCTGACAGGGGTGATTGTTGCCGCTAGCGGAGCCATAGGATTTGTCGGGTTGATGATACCACATATGGTTCGTTTATTGATTGGTTCCGATCATAAAAAAGTACTCACGATCAGCCTGTTCTTCGGGGCTATTTTTATGATATGGGCTGATGTTGCAGCAAGGCTAATATTGGCACCGGAGGAAATACCGATTGGTGTTGTGACTGCATTAATTGGCGGACCATTTTTCATTTGGTTAATAAGAAGAAGTTCTTACTCATTTGGAGGTGGAAAATGA
- a CDS encoding TRAP transporter large permease, with product METFLLLGTFVILLILRVPIALTLIVASLATGLYMNIDLATLIQQMVEGLNSFTLLAIPFFILAGEIMNEGGISRRLINFANVIIGWLRGGLAMVNVLASTFFGGISGSALADTSSVGSVMIPMMKKQGYDSDYAVSVTVSSSAQGVMIPPSHNMIIFSTAAGGVSIGSLFMGGLLPGLLLGIALLIITYMLARKRNYPKGQPVDKKDIPRILGEGILGLLTIVIIMGGILSGYFTVTESAAIGALYAFIITFFVYRDIKLTKMGIILKNTFKTLSMVLFLIGTSSAFGYLLTLLRIPALVADTLINISPNSAITILMIVVILLLLGMIMDMAPLIVIATPILLPVAIDVGMDPVHFGVLLILCLAVGLITPPVGTVLFVGSAIGKLPIEKTSKGLLPFYAVMIVMVFLVAYIPSLSLYFPNVFVE from the coding sequence ATGGAAACGTTTCTTTTACTGGGAACATTTGTTATTTTGCTTATACTAAGAGTACCAATTGCTTTAACACTTATAGTTGCATCATTGGCTACTGGACTTTATATGAATATTGACCTTGCTACGCTTATTCAGCAAATGGTTGAGGGTCTGAATTCATTTACACTGTTGGCAATCCCCTTCTTTATTCTTGCTGGTGAGATTATGAATGAGGGCGGTATCTCCCGAAGGTTAATCAACTTTGCAAATGTGATTATTGGTTGGCTAAGGGGTGGCTTAGCCATGGTGAATGTTCTAGCAAGCACTTTTTTTGGAGGTATATCCGGATCTGCACTTGCTGATACATCATCAGTAGGTTCTGTTATGATTCCAATGATGAAAAAACAAGGATATGATTCGGACTACGCTGTATCGGTAACGGTATCGAGTTCTGCACAAGGCGTCATGATTCCGCCGAGTCATAATATGATTATCTTTTCCACTGCGGCTGGTGGTGTATCCATTGGTTCTTTATTTATGGGCGGTTTATTACCAGGGTTATTGTTAGGAATTGCTTTATTGATCATTACATATATGTTGGCCAGAAAGAGAAATTATCCAAAAGGACAGCCGGTTGACAAAAAAGACATTCCAAGGATTCTTGGTGAGGGTATACTCGGGCTTTTAACAATTGTAATTATCATGGGTGGTATTCTAAGCGGGTACTTTACTGTTACAGAATCTGCAGCTATTGGCGCTTTATATGCGTTTATTATAACATTTTTTGTTTATCGAGATATTAAACTGACAAAGATGGGTATTATTTTAAAAAATACGTTTAAAACATTGTCCATGGTCTTGTTTCTAATTGGAACCTCCTCAGCATTTGGTTATTTGTTAACCTTGCTAAGGATACCAGCATTGGTTGCTGATACATTAATTAACATTTCTCCAAATTCAGCAATAACGATTTTAATGATTGTAGTAATATTATTACTACTAGGGATGATTATGGATATGGCGCCGCTTATTGTAATAGCTACACCGATTTTGCTTCCGGTAGCAATAGATGTGGGAATGGATCCTGTTCACTTTGGCGTATTATTAATCCTCTGTTTAGCTGTCGGATTGATAACACCTCCTGTTGGAACTGTACTCTTTGTTGGATCTGCCATTGGTAAATTACCCATTGAGAAAACATCTAAAGGTTTATTACCATTCTATGCGGTTATGATTGTTATGGTATTTTTAGTTGCATATATCCCTAGTTTATCTTTGTATTTTCCTAATGTTTTTGTGGAGTAA
- a CDS encoding ABC transporter ATP-binding protein yields the protein MQVDVDHVSFSIQEKQIISDIHFQAKSGQLVGIIGPNGCGKSTLLKNIYRLYKPDCGRIMLDHKNMNEIPSKEVAQKLAVVSQEPAGIFDFSVREIVLMGRAPHKKMMESDSLKDQNIAEKALHQVGLDSYGDRSITTLSGGEKQRVMVARALTQQARVLVLDEPTNHLDIDHQLQLMDLVKTLNVTVITALHDLNMASSYCDWIYVMNHGEIVKSGTPETVLTEAILQEVFRVNTHIIKHPITGKTHITFLSSASQKNV from the coding sequence ATGCAGGTAGACGTTGACCATGTATCATTCAGCATTCAAGAGAAGCAAATTATTTCCGATATTCATTTTCAAGCGAAATCTGGCCAATTGGTAGGGATAATAGGTCCAAATGGGTGTGGTAAATCTACTTTGCTTAAAAATATATACCGTTTATATAAACCGGATTGCGGAAGGATCATGCTGGATCATAAGAATATGAATGAGATCCCCTCCAAAGAGGTGGCTCAAAAACTAGCGGTAGTTAGCCAAGAACCAGCAGGGATCTTTGATTTTTCTGTGCGAGAGATCGTGCTTATGGGACGAGCTCCGCATAAAAAGATGATGGAGTCGGATAGCTTAAAGGACCAAAATATTGCAGAAAAGGCACTTCACCAGGTAGGTTTGGACAGCTATGGTGATCGCAGTATCACGACTTTATCGGGTGGAGAAAAACAACGGGTCATGGTTGCCAGAGCATTAACGCAACAAGCAAGAGTGCTTGTTTTGGATGAACCGACCAATCACCTGGATATTGACCATCAGTTACAATTGATGGATTTGGTTAAAACATTAAATGTCACCGTGATTACGGCTTTACATGATTTAAATATGGCTTCTAGTTATTGTGATTGGATTTACGTAATGAATCATGGTGAAATCGTAAAATCCGGAACGCCTGAAACGGTGTTGACCGAAGCAATATTACAAGAAGTGTTTCGTGTCAATACGCATATTATCAAACACCCAATCACAGGCAAAACACATATTACTTTTCTAT
- a CDS encoding glycoside hydrolase family 28 protein — protein MYINVKKVRKSLYLLIFTILMFGLMASPVMADDHQTPSVTKPTIPDRDFNIEDYGAVGDGETKNTEAFEKTIEAANEAGGGRVIVPEGTYLTGAIHLESNIDLHVQESATIKFSQDPDDYLPVVKTRFEGTELYNYSPLVYAYGKENIAITGAGTLDGNADENHWWPWKGKKEAGWEEGQPEQSNDADQLMKMGEDNVPVKEREFGKGHYLRPNMIQFYESENILIDGVTINDSPMWHIHPVLSKNITVQNTTIEGHGPNGDGVNPESSKNVLIQNNEFNNGDDNIAIKSGKNADGRRINVPSENIFILNNHMKDGHGAVTVGSEMSGGVKNVHAQNNVMDSPNLWNVLRIKTNTDRGGYAKNINFTNNIVENVRDEVFKINTNYTNDGEETTSEEHVPEIADIKVKNLESDGGEYALKLEGLDQAPIQGVRIIDSNFNNVQKDADIKMLKDWN, from the coding sequence ATGTATATCAATGTTAAGAAGGTAAGAAAATCTTTATATCTCTTAATTTTTACTATCTTGATGTTCGGACTAATGGCGTCCCCGGTTATGGCTGATGACCATCAAACACCTTCAGTCACAAAACCGACTATTCCGGATCGTGATTTTAATATTGAAGATTACGGTGCAGTAGGAGATGGAGAAACAAAAAATACAGAGGCATTTGAAAAGACCATAGAGGCGGCTAACGAAGCAGGGGGAGGCAGAGTTATTGTTCCAGAAGGGACGTACTTAACGGGTGCCATTCATTTGGAAAGCAACATCGATTTACATGTTCAAGAAAGTGCTACTATCAAATTCAGTCAAGATCCGGACGATTATCTCCCGGTTGTGAAAACACGTTTTGAAGGAACAGAGTTATATAATTATTCACCATTGGTTTATGCATATGGGAAGGAAAATATAGCCATTACGGGAGCAGGTACACTTGATGGAAATGCTGACGAAAATCATTGGTGGCCATGGAAGGGTAAAAAAGAAGCTGGATGGGAAGAAGGTCAACCTGAACAAAGTAATGATGCAGATCAATTAATGAAAATGGGTGAAGACAATGTACCAGTAAAGGAAAGGGAATTTGGGAAGGGCCATTATTTACGCCCGAATATGATTCAGTTTTATGAAAGCGAAAACATTTTGATTGACGGGGTGACCATAAACGATTCCCCGATGTGGCATATTCATCCTGTTCTATCTAAAAATATAACGGTACAAAATACAACTATTGAAGGACATGGGCCCAATGGAGATGGTGTTAATCCAGAGTCGAGTAAAAATGTACTCATCCAAAACAACGAGTTTAATAATGGGGATGACAATATTGCTATAAAATCTGGAAAAAATGCTGACGGAAGAAGAATTAATGTCCCAAGTGAAAATATTTTTATACTAAATAATCATATGAAAGATGGGCATGGGGCCGTCACAGTAGGAAGTGAGATGTCAGGTGGCGTTAAGAATGTTCACGCTCAAAATAATGTGATGGATAGCCCTAATCTGTGGAATGTCTTACGAATTAAGACCAACACGGATCGAGGTGGCTACGCTAAAAATATTAATTTTACCAATAATATTGTGGAGAACGTTCGTGATGAAGTTTTTAAGATCAATACCAATTATACCAATGACGGTGAAGAGACAACTTCAGAAGAACATGTTCCTGAAATAGCAGATATTAAAGTTAAAAACTTAGAAAGTGATGGTGGAGAGTACGCGTTAAAATTAGAAGGATTAGATCAAGCTCCGATTCAAGGTGTTAGAATTATTGATTCTAATTTTAATAATGTACAGAAAGATGCTGATATAAAAATGTTGAAGGATTGGAATTAG